AACAGGGCGCAAAATTAGGAAAATCTGGACCAGGGGCCAGAGGTCACAGAAGCTGCAGGCGCCGAGGGCATGACCCCGACAACACTCCGGCACCCCAACCCGCCCGGGGGTAGCATCCCCTCAACCTGTGACCAGGGCCAGCGCGGAGCGGAGCCTGAGCGGAGACGCCATGtcaggcgggcgggcgggcggacaCCCAGCACTCAGCCAATCCCCGCCAGGGGGCGTGGCCAGGGCGCAGCCGCGCCAATCTAGGCGCGACCAGCGCGGGGCCATCTGCGGCCACCAGCGCAGGCCGACCTCCCACCGCGGGGGCGTGGCCAGACACCACCACTTGGGGGCCTGGGCAGTCGCGAGATGAGGGGCCCCCATTCTcccaaaaaagacaaagaccGCATGTGGGGCGGAAGATCCGAGGACTTTATTTCCGGTCACCACCCCTACCCCTCGATTCTAACAGTGatatcaataggaaaaaaaaaaaaaatcaggccatGAGATTAGCAACCCACCTCCTCCCTCAATCACTCCCAAATCAGGACACACGATTGATGTTCAATTGATGTATATCCCTGACTCCTCCTGCTACTGCCTCTTTCCAGGGCTCTGATCTTCCCTGAAGCTTCCACCAACAGGTGAGAGGGGGAGGCGGACCTCGGAGAAACCTGTGTGGTTGGCTTGGTCCTCTAAAACAGGTTGCGTAGGGTACACCGAGTAGGCTGTCAACACCCCCCTCTCTTTTCCAGCCGTCTTCATGGCCTCAATTAGCCTCAAACCCAAGATGGTCAGCACATTACTAACACTATGGTCGTTCTGACTTTTCACTCTCACTTCTGCAGCTCCTTTAAGACTGCAAAATCTTGATGGCCCAAATGCCAAAGTTAACACTTCCCTACGATACAACTTCCTTCGGCAGATGTCCCTGGCCAGGGCCCCCAAACTCCACAGACCCCTGACCTGGAGGGCTTAGAGAGGCTAGAGGTTTGGGATTGGGGCGGGGGTGGTTTACCCCACCTCTCACTCGAGGTGGGCAATCAGCACCATCATGACAACTCCTCCCAACAGCCCCAGCACCTCCAGAAGTGACTGCAATGGTGATGCCTCCCTCAACAGCTCAGGCAACACAGACACCGTTGCTACGTAGATAAAGCCACCTGCAGTGAATGGCAGAACCCAACCAGAACCTGTGCCACCCGCAACTTCacttcccactgcccctccttcAGTTAGGAGGGCACAGGCTGTGCCTGCCAGTGCCCCTATCGCCGTCAGTAGTTGCAGACGCATCGCCTGGTgggcagaaaaaaacagaagacactCAACAACATCTAAATATGATCAGTGGTTAGGCATGGCTGGTAGGGTATAGGTATATATGGACAAGGTGGATGTCTCTGGGAACTAAAAAGGAAGGCAAAAAGAGAAGGATCTAGAATAGACACTTTccgtaaaatcttaaaataccaaGGAGATCCTTTCCAGACCTTCTGATTGAGTAGGTCAGGGTCGAGAGCAGTGTGAAAGACCCTCAAAGTATTCAGATGGAGTGTGGAGCATAGTTCAAGAAATACTCAGCCAAAGGACAAAGAAACAGAATTTCTCTGCCCTCATTTCTGGAGAATTTGTTGTTCTTAACAGTACAACTTGTTTGGAACTACTGAGAGGCAATTCTGAGTTTTGGATGGGTGAGTAGGAGGTAGAGTTCGAGGCAATCATGTCTGATGCACATCATCACCAACCTGCTTTTTGCTGCACCCAGATTGGACCAGGATGGCGAAATCCCCCACTTCATGGGGCACTTCGTGTAGCAGGACAGTCATTGTGGTCAGGATCCCTAGCCCCCGACCTCCTCTAAATGAAGCACCAATGGCCAGACCATCTGTGAAGTTGTGTGCCAGGTCAGCAGCCAGATTCAGGTACCCTGATACACGTAGGTCTTGTAAAagtggaaagaaagacaaaatgatTAGAGGCATCTAACACCCCTAGTTCTAGCCCTTATCAGCCATTATTACCTCTTCCCCCCAAGAGACCACTTCACACCAGCCCCTTCATGTTTTCCAGACAGCTGCCATTATCCACAGTGCATACTCCAAGTAAAACATGATACACTTTACCCAAGTTTATCAATAACCCTGGCTCTCACCTGaacctgttttttcttcttcagaattCTGAGGTCTCAGTGGCCCATCTTTGAGCCTCgtgctccctcctttcctcttccgAGACccatttgcttccttttcttcttcctctgagcTCTGTTTCTCCTTTGAAGGATACTCTGAGGGAAGAAGTTGTTTAAGAGTGGAGAACAGAGATCTCCAAAAATATCCCCAAAAAGGAAGTCTCTTCCTTTTTGCAGCTAAGGTGTTTTTCAAGGAAAGTTCTTCCTAGACTTACTCTGTGTTCCATGCCCATGACTTCCTTGTGTATGACCATGAGTGTGTCCATGTCCATGACTGTGTCCATGTCCTCCTTTCACATGTCTCACAAATTTCTCCACCACCAGAAAGGCAACAATTCCACTGAGGACCCAAAGTCCCACAGACAGAATAGGGCCCTGGCCTGGAAACAGAGGCATTGAGACATTAAGGGAGATGTGGACTCCAGACTCTTCTTCCCCAAGTGCAAGAGAATAGGGAGGGAAACATGGCCCCATTCTGGGAGGGAAACATGGTCCCATTCGGCAACATTCCAACACATCTTCATCCACCCCTTCCTCACCACTGTGGGAATGTCCATGTCCAGGCTGCTCCAGAGGGTGGTGTGAATGAGGTTctagagaaagggggagaaaaggcCAAATGAGGGAATAGCCTGCCCAAGTAGCGTGCATTTGGGGGAATACTGCAAAGTCAGGGGTGACAAAGATGAAAGAAGCCTTTTgcctaaagaataaaatacattaagattTGCAGTAGTTGCCAAGGATCACTTACCCAGGGCATGAGGGATGAGGTGCAGAAAGGCATCTCCTAGGAGCCCACCCGAAGCAAAACTCAGCAAGATCTGGAGCAGAGAGCGGTGCCGGGGAGAGTTTGATTCCACAGGGATAAGGAAGAGGACAAAAAATGGAGCTGCAGAGATCAGAACTGTGGCCCCCAGTGCCTGGTGAGGGGAAAGTCAGGGGTCAAGTGGTGTGGAGATTCCCAACAATCCAGAACCAGCCCCTCTCTCCCCTATCCCTTGGGGACTCACATAGGCCCAGAGAGTGACAGTGTCCAGGTCCTGCTTGATGCCCGGAGCCCCAGACTCCCCATAGCCTCCATGGCTATGCTCATGGTCATGTCCATGTCCTCTGTGGTAGAGGCTCTCATGTGATTGGCCATGGCTATGGCCATGGTGCAAATCCTCATGTGCATGTCCATGTTCGTGACCGTGGGTATGCCCATGCCAGATGCTCTCGTGCGTGTGGCCATGGCCATGGGCATAACTGTGTCCATGGTGGAAATCCTCATGTGAGCGCCTGTGGCTGTGGCCATGGAAGTCCTCGTGCAGGTCCTCGTGCAGGTCGCCATGACCCCCGTGTCCGGCCACTAGCAGCCCCAGGGCCGCCCACGTCAGCAGTCCCACGGCCACCCAGTGGGGGGCCCCCAGGCCTCTGGCCATCACGCTGACCAGAGGGGACAGACAGTGACTCCACTTGACCCTCAACTCTATACCTATGCGGGGTCAGCTTTACTTCATTCGTGCCCTCCGTCCACTTCTATGGGACGCTCCCCCATTCCGCTCTATGCCCACCCACATTGCTCCCAAGACTTGGTTTCTTTATCTCCAACCCCCTCCCGGATATAGGGCCCCCGGGACATCGCTCTAGGCTTCTTCCTTCACTTTACGGACTCTCTGGGCCCTAGTCTCTATGACCCACTAGGTAGTGGAAAAGGCCTGGAAAGGACAGTAGGGCAAGGCAGGGAATTCTCACCGGCTTCGGGATCCTCTCCTTTCCCGGTTTGCTCGGACGTGGCAGTCCTGCCTCTGGCTCCCGCGAGAACAGGAAATTCCGTCGCCCCTCGGTCCCAATACCTTTACCAATATGGCTGCACTCTGGAGGCCGCCAAGCTGCCCTACTCTGGCGCGCATGCGCAAGTCTGGAGGTTATTTGAGGGGAGGCTGGGCGAGGCCGGCTAACAGGGCTGAGGAGACCGCCTCCTCCGTTTCCAACTAGACGAGGGGGCGGGAACTAGCGCGGAGACTTCCCGTCTATACCAAGATGGCTGCCATATCGTCGCTGTCATTTTGGTACAGAGCCGAGCGAAGTGCTTAATTCGACCCGGTTCAGGCTAGAGTCTTTTTCTCTGGGGCTTCCTTGTGCTCGTCTGGTCCCCCGGTCAATATCTGGGAATCCCTGGTACCTCTTCGGTATCCTTGCACTCAGCCAAGAATCATGTCTTGGGCCGCTCGCCCGCCCTTCCTCCCCCAGCGGCATGCCGCAGGGCAGTGTGGGCCGGTGGGGGTGCGAAAAGAAATGCATTGTGGGGTCGCCTCCCGGTGGCGGCGGCGACGGCCCTGGCTGGATcccgcagcggcggcggcggcggcagcagccgGAGAACAACAAaccccggagccggagccgggggAGGCTGGACGGGACGGGATGGGCGACAGCGGGCGGGGTGAGTGTCCTAGCGGACGGACAGGCGAACCAGTGACCGCGTTATCTGCGACCCCTCCCCCCCGTCCCCTGGCGCTCCTTCCCTGGCGCTCCCGCCTCCTTGTTTGTAAACACGCGTCCCCTCCCTCCGGAGGGCCCTAGCGCCCTCcccccccggggcggggcggggagggggagcttCCGCCCTCCTGGCTTTGGCTGTTTGAGGCCCTGCAGTCCTGAGGTCCCGTGCGTGGGACACGAGTCCTCGAGTTTGGGGGCTCTGGACGTTTGAAGGCAGATCCTGCGTCCGAGGAAGGGTCTCTTCCGCCCCTTTCCATTGTACGATCCGGCTTCAAGCTGGGAATGGAGGGGCTGTCCGTTCCACCCCACGTGCTGCCCCACCCACATAAGATCTGCCTAGCTGGGGGTGACCAAGTATATTGCTTGGAATTCTTTCTCACCCGAACTCTCCTGTCTTTTGTCAACCCCCTCTTCTCACCACAATTAGGAGTTAAACCGTTGTTTGACAACCGGGTGTTTCTGGACACGAGgatgggtggggtggaggggtgcaGTGGGGGTTAGAGAGAGAATTAAAGTCTCCAGTTGGATGATCTAagactcattttctctttttgtctttctgtctgtgtgtctctgtgcctctatgtACCCTTCCCTCAGACTCCCGAAGCCCAGACAGTTCCTCCCCGAATCCCCTTTCCCAgggggctcctcccccttctccccctggGTTACCCCTCCCCCCTTCATCAGCCCCAA
The Canis aureus isolate CA01 chromosome 7, VMU_Caureus_v.1.0, whole genome shotgun sequence genome window above contains:
- the SLC39A7 gene encoding zinc transporter SLC39A7; the encoded protein is MRARVGQLGGLQSAAILVKVLGPRGDGISCSRGSQRQDCHVRANRERRGSRSRVMARGLGAPHWVAVGLLTWAALGLLVAGHGGHGDLHEDLHEDFHGHSHRRSHEDFHHGHSYAHGHGHTHESIWHGHTHGHEHGHAHEDLHHGHSHGQSHESLYHRGHGHDHEHSHGGYGESGAPGIKQDLDTVTLWAYALGATVLISAAPFFVLFLIPVESNSPRHRSLLQILLSFASGGLLGDAFLHLIPHALEPHSHHPLEQPGHGHSHSGQGPILSVGLWVLSGIVAFLVVEKFVRHVKGGHGHSHGHGHTHGHTQGSHGHGTQKYPSKEKQSSEEEEKEANGSRKRKGGSTRLKDGPLRPQNSEEEKTGSDLRVSGYLNLAADLAHNFTDGLAIGASFRGGRGLGILTTMTVLLHEVPHEVGDFAILVQSGCSKKQAMRLQLLTAIGALAGTACALLTEGGAVGSEVAGGTGSGWVLPFTAGGFIYVATVSVLPELLREASPLQSLLEVLGLLGGVVMMVLIAHLE